From Actinomyces slackii, a single genomic window includes:
- a CDS encoding metal ABC transporter permease, producing the protein MSAVITVLTEPFSYGFMTNAFLVATAASLVCALLSCWLVLIGWSLLGDAISHAVLPGVVLAHMLGLPFTLGALVFGMASVALIGVVRDTSRVKGDAAIGVVFTAFFAAGLILKSRNPANTDLNSIIFGNVLGISPVDRAMVLSLAAVVTAVLLAKRRDLTLFAFDRTHAHAIGLRPARINALLLVLLALTTIVALQVVGVILVVAMLIIPGSTAHLLTDRMGTMLLVAPAIATGSTVIGLYIAYWTNASSAGWIIVCQSLAFGAAYLGSPRHGIIPRMMRRRRESRGSLG; encoded by the coding sequence ATGAGCGCCGTCATCACCGTTCTCACCGAGCCCTTCTCCTACGGCTTCATGACCAACGCCTTCCTCGTGGCCACGGCGGCCTCCCTGGTGTGCGCCCTGCTGTCCTGCTGGCTGGTGCTCATCGGCTGGTCCCTGCTGGGCGACGCCATCTCCCACGCGGTGCTCCCAGGAGTGGTCCTGGCCCACATGCTGGGCCTGCCCTTCACACTGGGGGCACTGGTCTTCGGCATGGCCTCGGTGGCCCTCATCGGCGTGGTGCGCGACACCAGCCGGGTCAAGGGCGACGCCGCCATCGGCGTGGTCTTCACCGCCTTCTTCGCCGCCGGGCTCATCCTCAAATCCCGCAACCCCGCCAACACGGACCTGAACTCCATCATCTTCGGCAATGTCCTGGGGATCTCCCCGGTCGACCGGGCCATGGTGCTGTCACTGGCCGCCGTCGTGACCGCCGTGCTCCTGGCCAAGCGCCGGGACCTGACGCTCTTCGCCTTCGACCGGACCCACGCCCACGCCATCGGCCTGCGCCCGGCGCGCATCAACGCCCTGCTGCTGGTGCTCCTGGCCCTGACCACCATCGTGGCCCTTCAGGTGGTCGGCGTCATCCTCGTGGTGGCGATGCTCATCATCCCGGGCTCCACCGCCCACCTCCTGACCGACCGCATGGGGACCATGCTCCTGGTGGCTCCGGCCATCGCCACCGGCTCCACGGTGATAGGCCTCTACATCGCCTACTGGACCAATGCCTCCTCAGCGGGATGGATCATCGTGTGCCAGTCCCTGGCCTTCGGCGCCGCCTACCTGGGCTCGCCGCGCCACGGCATCATCCCGCGGATGATGCGGCGCCGTCGCGAGAGCCGCGGGAGCCTCGGCTAG